The Cottoperca gobio chromosome 6, fCotGob3.1, whole genome shotgun sequence genome has a segment encoding these proteins:
- the olfml1 gene encoding olfactomedin-like protein 3A, producing the protein MSGRVVLVLLLSLYLTVASVQSQGSSQDAFIIQYLERRLSQMEERMNQCEQKTVSVTQKTYDLSSEIRGYLSTLSVLRSEVQSQVDGVSVRVDQVERELEYLENKIPTQTNIEMEETLLEQQIKAAEVDQLKQKAKIKVVKDCSIALSQIKSLKIVKKAGDTYGSWFKDPSEGSAKVYMLSGIRNNTLLEYVSLHSFTESTTTTPVKVVQLPFHWQGTGQVVYNGFLYYHKADTPNQILKVDLLNGTVVDSTLLPGAGRLPVYNLNPNTYLDLAVDELGLWVIHADPEYGGNLVITKLDKGSLAVEYTWDTQCRSHDAEGAFLICGTLYVVYNTRYGGRSTIQCLYDIHDTIHSDENPVIFFPKRYTSHSSIHYHPGDKQLYAWDDGYQTIYKVETRRNDQLTAE; encoded by the exons ATGTCAGGTAGAGTggttcttgttcttctcctctccctctatctgACTGTGGCTTCAGTCCAGAGCCAGGGTTCCTCCCAGGATGCCTTTATAATCCAGTACCTGGAGAGGAGACTGTCTCAGATGGAG GAGCGTATGAATCAATGTGAGCAAAAGACAGTGAGCGTCACCCAGAAGACCTACGACCTCTCCTCTGAAATCAGAGGTTATCTGTCAACTCTCAGTGTTCTGAG ATCCGAGGTGCAGAGCCAGGTGGACGGCGTGTCTGTGCGTGTAGACCAGGTTGAGAGAGAGCTGGAATATCTTGAAAACAAGATTCCCACCCAGACTAACATCGAGATGGAAGAGACACTGCTGGAACAACAGATAAAAGCTGCTGAAGTGGACCAGCTGAAACAGAAAGCCAAGATCAAAGTGGTGAAAG ACTGCAGCATAGCCCTGAGTCAAATCAAGTCTCTCAAGATTGTGAAGAAGGCTGGAGACACCTATGGATCCTGGTTCAAGGACCCATCTGAAGGATCAGCTAAG GTCTACATGCTCAGTGGAATTCGTAACAACACTCTGCTGGAGTATGTTTCTCTGCACAGTTTCACAGAGAGCACCACCACAACACCAGTTAAGGTGGTGCAGCTGCCTTTCCACTGGCAGGGGACAGGTCAAGTGGTCTACAATGGATTCCTCTACTACCATAAGGCAGACACTCCCAACCAGATACTGAAG GTAGACCTGTTGAACGGTACAGTGGTGGACAGTACACTTCTACCAGGAGCAGGTCGTCTACCAGTCTACAATCTAAACCCCAACACCTACCTGGACCTGGCTGTGGATGAACTTGGCCTCTGGGTCATCCATGCTGACCCTGAGTATGGAGGAAACCTCGTCATCACTAAACTGGATAAAG GAAGTTTGGCAGTAGAGTATACCTGGGATACACAATGCAGAAGCCATGATGCTGAAGGAGCATTCCTAATATGTGGGACCCTCTATGTGGTCTACAACACACGATATGGAGGTCGCTCCACCATACAGTGTCTTTACGACATCCATGACACCATCCACAG TGATGAGAATCCTGTAATATTCTTCCCAAAGCGTTACACCAGCCACAGCAGCATCCACTACCACCCCGGAGACAAACAGCTGTATGCTTGGGACGACGGCTACCAGACAATATACAAAGTGGAGACACGCAGAAATGACCAACTCACTGCAGAATGA